In Deinococcus aestuarii, one genomic interval encodes:
- the rpmD gene encoding 50S ribosomal protein L30, with protein MTAPAQTVKVTLRRSVIGRPKNQVETVKALGLRKIGDSRELTDTPSVRGMIKTVAHLLEVEA; from the coding sequence GTGACCGCCCCCGCCCAGACCGTAAAGGTGACCCTGAGGCGCAGCGTGATCGGTCGCCCCAAGAATCAGGTCGAGACCGTCAAGGCGCTGGGCCTGCGCAAGATCGGTGACAGCCGTGAGCTGACCGATACCCCCTCGGTGCGCGGCATGATCAAGACCGTGGCGCACCTCCTGGAGGTGGAAGCGTGA
- the rplO gene encoding 50S ribosomal protein L15, whose amino-acid sequence MKLHELTPAPGSRKNRKRVGRGPGGTDKTAGRGHKGQKARSGAGKGQFFEGGRSTLISRLPKRGFNNVGTTYEVINLSQLDRVEGETLDRAALERAGLVRRKNRPLKLLARGEVTRAVTIHVDAASEAAVQAVQAAGGRVILNASTDTGSENAEQAG is encoded by the coding sequence GTGAAACTGCACGAACTTACCCCCGCGCCGGGGAGCCGCAAGAACCGCAAGCGCGTGGGCCGTGGCCCCGGCGGCACCGACAAGACCGCCGGGCGCGGGCACAAGGGCCAGAAGGCGCGCAGCGGTGCGGGCAAGGGCCAGTTCTTCGAGGGCGGCCGCTCGACACTGATCAGCCGCCTGCCCAAGCGCGGCTTCAACAACGTCGGCACGACGTACGAGGTGATCAACCTCTCGCAGCTCGACCGCGTGGAGGGGGAGACCCTCGACCGCGCCGCGTTGGAGCGGGCGGGCCTGGTGCGCCGCAAGAACCGTCCCCTCAAACTCCTCGCCCGGGGTGAGGTGACCCGCGCCGTGACGATCCACGTCGATGCCGCCTCCGAAGCCGCCGTCCAGGCGGTGCAGGCGGCAGGTGGGCGGGTCATCCTGAACGCCAGCACGGATACGGGCAGCGAGAACGCCGAGCAGGCGGGCTAA
- the secY gene encoding preprotein translocase subunit SecY, giving the protein MLRAFRDAFRIPDLRRKIVFTLLLLAVYRLGSTIPTPGVNTAALEQATSGGLFGLISLISGGNLSQFSIFALGVLPYITASIVIQLLTTTVPTLEKLSKEGEEGRKKINQYTRYAAVGLGTLQALFFSLYITSNPAFVAVGWDPGLFTVLVMVLTQVAGIAFTLWIGERITEVGVGNGISLIITAGIIANYPREIAATGQLFRTEQVSLLQILAFAAVILVTIAGIVYVYQGERRVPVTYARARGGAPGGAARNLGGQATWLPIKVNQAGVIPVIFASAMLIIPNLIGSATTTRAPGVNAFIQTYLTPGAPWYLALEALLIFGFTYLYNSVQFDPRRISEQLREAGGFIPGVRPGTPTAEYLGGISGRLSLWGAIFLVILTIVPQIVQRLTGITTFQFSGTGLLIIVGVALETLKQLEAQLTVRRYDGFISKGRIRGRLNN; this is encoded by the coding sequence ATGCTGCGCGCCTTCCGTGACGCGTTCCGGATTCCGGACCTGCGGCGGAAGATTGTCTTCACCCTGCTGCTGCTCGCCGTGTACCGCCTCGGGAGCACCATCCCGACCCCCGGCGTGAACACCGCAGCCCTCGAACAGGCCACCTCGGGTGGCCTTTTCGGGTTGATCAGCCTGATCTCGGGCGGCAATCTTTCGCAGTTCTCGATCTTCGCCCTCGGCGTGCTGCCCTACATCACGGCGAGCATCGTCATCCAGCTTCTGACCACCACCGTCCCCACCCTGGAGAAACTCAGCAAGGAGGGCGAGGAGGGTCGCAAGAAGATCAACCAGTACACCCGCTACGCCGCCGTGGGGCTGGGGACGTTGCAGGCGCTGTTCTTCTCGCTGTACATCACCAGCAATCCGGCCTTCGTCGCGGTGGGCTGGGACCCTGGCCTCTTTACCGTCCTCGTGATGGTGCTGACCCAGGTGGCGGGCATCGCGTTCACCCTGTGGATCGGCGAGCGCATCACTGAAGTCGGCGTCGGCAACGGCATCAGCCTGATCATCACGGCGGGGATCATCGCCAACTACCCGCGCGAGATCGCGGCGACCGGGCAGCTCTTCCGCACCGAACAGGTCTCGCTGCTCCAGATTCTGGCCTTTGCCGCCGTCATCCTGGTGACCATCGCGGGCATCGTGTACGTGTACCAGGGCGAGCGGCGGGTGCCCGTCACCTACGCGCGGGCACGGGGCGGGGCTCCGGGCGGCGCGGCGCGCAATCTGGGCGGGCAGGCGACCTGGCTCCCCATCAAGGTGAACCAGGCGGGCGTGATTCCGGTGATCTTCGCCTCGGCCATGCTGATCATCCCCAACCTGATCGGCAGCGCCACGACGACGCGCGCCCCCGGGGTCAACGCCTTCATCCAGACGTATCTCACGCCGGGAGCGCCGTGGTACCTCGCGCTGGAGGCCCTGCTGATCTTCGGGTTCACGTACCTGTATAACAGCGTGCAGTTCGATCCACGGCGGATCAGCGAACAGCTCCGCGAGGCGGGCGGTTTCATCCCCGGCGTGCGTCCGGGCACGCCCACCGCCGAGTACCTGGGCGGGATCAGCGGTCGCCTGAGCCTCTGGGGCGCGATCTTTCTGGTGATCCTGACGATCGTGCCACAGATCGTCCAGAGGCTGACGGGCATCACGACCTTCCAGTTCAGCGGCACGGGCCTGCTGATCATCGTGGGCGTGGCGCTCGAAACCCTCAAGCAGCTTGAGGCCCAGCTCACGGTGCGGCGCTACGACGGCTTCATCAGCAAGGGCCGGATCCGCGGGCGCCTGAACAACTGA
- a CDS encoding adenylate kinase yields MTQRKNKVVIFLGPPGAGKGTQAERLAREGGLTKISTGDILRDHVARGTELGRRVKPILDAGQLVPDDILIALIRDRLAGMEPVRVIFDGFPRTTAQAEALDMLLEELGAPVSAVPLLEVPDEVLIERIVERGRQAVAAGQTPRADDTEEVARRRQQVYREQTQPLIDYYGGRSHLRHVDGVGTMDEVYGRIMQTMP; encoded by the coding sequence GTGACGCAACGCAAGAACAAGGTCGTGATCTTTCTCGGCCCGCCCGGCGCGGGCAAGGGGACCCAGGCCGAACGCCTCGCCCGCGAGGGGGGCCTGACCAAGATCAGCACCGGGGACATCCTGCGCGACCACGTGGCGCGCGGCACCGAACTCGGGCGGCGGGTCAAACCCATCCTCGACGCGGGGCAGCTCGTGCCCGACGACATCCTGATCGCCCTGATCCGTGACCGCCTCGCGGGGATGGAGCCCGTCCGGGTGATCTTCGACGGCTTCCCCCGCACGACCGCGCAGGCCGAGGCGCTCGACATGCTGCTGGAGGAACTGGGCGCCCCGGTGAGTGCCGTACCCCTCCTCGAGGTCCCCGACGAGGTGCTGATCGAGCGCATCGTGGAGCGCGGGCGGCAGGCGGTCGCTGCCGGGCAGACGCCCCGCGCCGACGACACCGAGGAGGTCGCCCGCAGACGCCAGCAGGTCTACCGCGAGCAGACCCAACCCCTGATCGACTACTACGGGGGGCGCAGCCACCTGCGGCACGTGGACGGGGTGGGCACGATGGACGAGGTGTACGGGCGTATCATGCAGACGATGCCCTGA
- the infA gene encoding translation initiation factor IF-1, with translation MPEQREKRKKEESDTVRAEGVVEEALPNTTFRVKLDTGHDILAYISGKMRIHYIRILPGDRVVLEISPYDTSRGRIVYRK, from the coding sequence ATGCCGGAACAGCGGGAGAAGCGCAAGAAGGAAGAGTCCGACACCGTGCGGGCGGAGGGCGTGGTCGAAGAGGCGCTGCCGAACACCACGTTCCGGGTGAAGCTCGACACCGGGCACGATATTCTGGCGTACATCAGCGGCAAGATGCGCATTCACTACATCCGCATTCTGCCGGGGGACCGCGTGGTTCTGGAGATCAGCCCGTACGACACGTCGCGCGGGCGTATCGTCTACCGCAAGTAG
- the rpmJ gene encoding 50S ribosomal protein L36, producing the protein MKVRSSVKRMCDNCKVIRRHGRVVVICTNVKHKQRQG; encoded by the coding sequence ATGAAAGTTCGCAGCAGTGTCAAGAGGATGTGTGACAACTGCAAGGTGATCCGCCGTCACGGGCGCGTGGTGGTCATCTGCACCAATGTCAAGCACAAGCAGAGGCAGGGCTGA
- the rpsM gene encoding 30S ribosomal protein S13 — MARVAGVDLPREKRIEIALTYIYGIGLTRAKEVLAQTGVSPDTRVKNLSEAEQSTLRDAIERTYKVEGDLRSEIGQNIKRLMDIGAYRGLRHRRGLPVRGQRTKTNARTRKGPRKTVAGKKKATRK, encoded by the coding sequence ATGGCGCGCGTTGCCGGAGTGGACCTTCCGCGCGAGAAGCGGATCGAGATCGCCCTGACCTACATCTACGGGATCGGCCTGACCCGTGCCAAGGAGGTGCTGGCGCAGACGGGCGTAAGTCCCGATACCCGCGTCAAGAACCTCTCGGAAGCCGAGCAGAGCACGCTGCGTGACGCCATCGAGCGGACCTACAAGGTCGAGGGTGACCTGCGCAGCGAGATCGGCCAGAACATCAAGCGCCTGATGGACATCGGCGCCTACCGCGGCCTGCGTCACCGCCGCGGCCTGCCGGTGCGCGGCCAGCGCACGAAGACGAACGCCCGCACCCGCAAGGGCCCGCGCAAGACCGTCGCCGGCAAGAAGAAAGCGACGAGGAAGTAA
- the rpsK gene encoding 30S ribosomal protein S11 — MARPTKGKTPRRARRNISAGRAYVSASYNNTIVTITDLDGNSVAWSSGGTIGYKGSKKGTPYAAQLAAADAVKKAQQTFGMNVVDVIVRGTGSGREQAIRAIQASGIEVKSIMDDSPVPHNGCRPKKKFRA, encoded by the coding sequence ATGGCGAGACCGACCAAGGGCAAGACCCCCCGCCGCGCCCGGCGCAACATCAGCGCGGGCCGCGCGTACGTCAGCGCGAGCTACAACAACACCATCGTGACGATCACCGACCTCGACGGCAATTCCGTCGCGTGGTCGAGCGGCGGCACCATCGGCTACAAGGGCAGCAAGAAGGGGACGCCCTACGCCGCCCAGCTCGCCGCCGCCGACGCGGTGAAAAAGGCCCAGCAGACCTTCGGCATGAACGTCGTGGACGTGATCGTGCGCGGCACCGGCTCGGGCCGCGAGCAGGCGATCCGCGCCATTCAGGCCTCGGGCATCGAGGTCAAGTCGATCATGGACGACAGCCCCGTGCCCCACAACGGCTGCCGTCCCAAGAAGAAGTTCCGCGCCTAG
- the rpsD gene encoding 30S ribosomal protein S4: MGRFRGSITKLSRREGINLAETEKVQKYLDRRPYAPGQHGQRRGRGRPSDYSVRLREKQKLSRLYGMSEKQFRNLFEEAANVPGVTGTVFLQLLERRLDNVVFRMGFASTRRQARQFVGHGHVLVNGKKVDIPSYRVKIGDEISVSEKSRQMGFIQENMEAQKRRRTSPWIELNPDTFSGTFSRLPAREDLALPINENFIIEYYSR; the protein is encoded by the coding sequence ATGGGTCGTTTTCGTGGATCGATTACCAAGCTCAGCCGCCGCGAGGGCATCAACCTTGCGGAGACCGAGAAAGTCCAGAAGTACCTCGACCGCCGCCCCTACGCGCCCGGCCAGCACGGCCAGCGCCGGGGCCGGGGCCGTCCCAGCGACTACAGCGTGCGTCTGCGGGAAAAGCAGAAGCTCTCCCGCCTGTACGGCATGAGTGAAAAGCAGTTTCGCAACCTCTTCGAGGAGGCGGCGAACGTTCCCGGCGTGACGGGCACGGTGTTCCTGCAACTGCTGGAGCGCCGCCTGGATAACGTGGTCTTCCGGATGGGCTTCGCCAGCACCCGCCGTCAGGCCCGGCAGTTCGTCGGGCACGGGCACGTGCTGGTGAACGGCAAGAAGGTGGACATCCCCTCCTACCGGGTGAAGATCGGCGACGAGATCAGCGTCTCCGAGAAGAGCCGCCAGATGGGCTTCATCCAGGAGAACATGGAGGCGCAAAAGCGCCGCCGCACCAGCCCCTGGATCGAGCTGAACCCCGACACTTTCAGCGGCACCTTCTCGCGCCTGCCCGCGCGCGAGGACCTGGCGCTGCCTATTAACGAGAACTTCATCATCGAGTATTACTCGCGCTAA